Sequence from the Piscinibacter sp. HJYY11 genome:
ACCTTCTTGAAGATCGGGCTCTGGTCCCAGGCGGTTCCCTTGTAGCGCTTGAGCGTCTTGCCGAGCTCGTTCTTGCTGATGTTCATCACGCGGATCTTCAGCATCTCGTCGGTCTCGGTGTTGTTCACCAGGTGATGCAGGCCGCGCCAGGCGCTCTCGAGCTGCTGGAACTCGGGGTTGTGCAGGATCTGGTTGATCTGCGAGCTGAGCTTCGCGTCGAGCTCGGCGATCATGGCCTCGATGGAGGCGACCACGTCGCTGCCGATGACCTTGGTGTTGGCCAGCGCCTGTTGCGCGAGCGTGAGCACCGCGTTCTCGACGGCCGACTTCGCTTCGTCGCTCTTGGGCTTGAACTCCTTCTTCAGCAGCGATGCGAAATCACCGCCCTGGAATTCGACGCCCTGCAGTGCGGACGATTGACCTTGTGCTTCTGCCATTTCGTTTCTCCGTGTTCAGTGCGTTGCGGGCTTATTCGGCCTTGGGTTCGTCGGTGGTCTTCTTCGCAGAAGCCAGGCTGTTCAGCAGCGCGGGGTCGGAGATGACCTTGGCCAGCAGCTCCTCGGCGCCGGTCTTGCCGTCCATGTAGGTGATGAGGTTGGAAAGCTGCTGCCGGGCGGTGAGCAGCTGGTTGAGCGAGTCGACCTTCTTCGCCACGGCGGCGGGCGAGAAGTCGTCCATGCTCTCGAAGGTGATGTCGACCGAGAGGTTGCCTTCGCCGGTCAGCGTGTTGGGCACCTGGAAGGCCACGCGCGGCTTCATCGACTTCATGCGGCTGTCGAAGTTGTCGACGTCGAAGTCGAGCAGCTTGCGCTCGGCCACCGGCGGCAGCGGCTCGGAGGGCTTGCCAGACAGGTCAGACAGCACCCCCATCACGAAGGGCAGCTGCACCTTCTTCTCGGCGCCGTAGAGCTCGACGTCGTATTCGATCTGGACGCGCGGGGCGCGGTTGCGGGCGATGAATTTCTGACTGCTGGTGGCCATGGTGGAACTCCTCTACAGGTTGTTCAGGGAGACGAACGGGATGACTCGAACGCTTACTCGTTGTGGGTGCCGGCGATGTTTTCGATCTGGTCCATGCCGGCAGGCGCCAGATCTCTGATGATTTCCAGGAAGTTCTTGCCCATCAGGCGTTGCGCGCGGCGGATGAGCAGGGGCGCCGGGTTGGTGGGCTCGTTCTTCTCGAGCCACTCGCAGGCGCGGTCGAGGCTCTTGAGCACGTCTTCGCGGCTGACGAGGGTGCCGGGCGTGCCGCGCACGGCGGCGGTGCCTGCCGAAGCGGCGGGCCGGCCGTCGTCACTGGTGGATTCGGAGGCGGCACTGCCCTCGGCCTGCTCGGCCGCGGACGACAGGGCCTGGGCCAGCACGCGCAGCGGGCGCAGCTCGGGGCCCTGGGCGCCGCCGACCTTGTCGATCAGGAGCTTCTCGATGCGGGTGACGTCGGCGTGCAGCTGCTTGAGGGCGGCAAGCGTGCCGGCCGATTGGCCTTCGGCGGCCTGCAGCGCCTGCAGCATGCCGTCGGTGCTGGGCACGGTCTCGTCGGGCAGCGGCTCGGTCTTGCCGAAGGCCAGCTCGATCTCGCGCACGGTGACGGCCGGGCGGCCCGGGCCGATGGCGGCGGCGCGCAGGTCGGCCAGGCCGGCGGTGGCGTCGACCAGCGGGGCCAGCGCGTTCAGGCGCATGGTGGGGTCGTTGTTGTCGTCGGCGTCGAGCTGGGGGTAGACATGGTCCCAGTGACGCTCGAGCAGGCCGGCGATCAGGCTGATGCCGCTGGCGTAGGCCGCTGCGCCCTTCAGGCGGGCACTCGCGCGGGCCAGGTGCACGGCGACGCGGATGTCGCGGGTGCGGCGGGCCAGCTCCAGGGCCTGCTCGCTGATGACGCGCCAGTCGGGGCTCTCGGCAGCGATCACCGTGTCTCCGAACTGCTGCTCGGGCTTGCCGCGGGCGGCTTCCTCGAGCGCCAGGAAGGCCGGGTCGTATTCCAGGTCCGCACCACAGGGCTTGTCGTCGCCGAGCGAGGCCAGCAGGTCTTCGACGGGGAGGGCGTTCATGTGGTGCGGGTTGTGGTTTTGATCACGATGGGCGGACTGTAGGAAGCAGCGCCCCGAGCGGCATCAGCCGAAAGTCATCTGCCGCGCATGGCCGAAGTCATCTCCGTCATCTCTTCGGGGGTTGAAAAGCTCAGAACGCCGAGCAGGAGCCGCCGTCGGTGACGTTCAGGCAGCCCGAGAGCTGCGGCTGGTTGCGCACCTTGCCCCACTCGGAGGCCAGCGGGTCGGCACCGGCACCCGAGCCCAGGCCGCCACCGGCCACCGAGGCGGCGGTGCAGACGAAGGGCTGGTCGAGGTTGCGGCCATACACGTCGGAGCTGTTCTCGGCGTGGAAGGCATCCATCAGCATGTGGCGCGTCAGCTCCGCCCGACGCAGCGTGAGGATCGACGGGGTGAACGCAATGTTGTAGCCGAGCGGCGAGACAAGCGTGCCCTGGCCGATGGTGTAGGTGTTGGTGCCGCTGAGGGTGGCGGAGAGCGTGCCGGCCAGGGCACCGGCAGCGGTGTCGCCGTTGACGAGGCCGGTGACGCTGTAGCCGAGCGAGGGCAGCGGGGCGCCGATCACGCCGGTGGTGGGGTTGGCGGCCACGGTGACCGTGGGCTGCGTGGCGCGCATCAGGCTGTTGCCGGTGGTGGGCAGGGCGATGCCGGAGACGCTGCAGGTGGTGGTGTCGCCGAAGACGCAGCCGTAGAGGTTGCTGAAGCTGCCGGCCGCGGTGGCGTTGACCACTGTCGGGGCCCAGATGCGCCAGAGGCCGCCCGGGGCGCTCAACGCCGCGCCGGTGGCGAAGGTGACGGTGCCGGTGGGTGCTGCGAGCTCGAGCCGGGGCCCGGAGGTGCCGGTCATCGTGATCGGTTGGTTGACCTGGATGTCGCCGCCCGCCTGCAGCAGGGCGGTGTTGCCACCGACGCTGCCGGTGATGGACAGGGGCGCAAACGGGGTGGTGGACGTGGCGTCGTAGGCCGCGGTGCTGGCGGCGTCGACCGTCAGGTCGCCTGCGGTGCGCAGGGTCAGTGCGGCGGGTGGGTCGAAGGCGAAGTTGCCGTTGATCTGGTTGGTGGCCGAGTCGAGTGTCACGGTGGTCGCCGCGCCGCCGCGGATCACCAGGTCCTGCGTGGTGATGCTGCCGGTGGCCTGGCCGATGTTGCCGGCGCTCAGCAGGCCGAGGTTGCCGAAGGTGTTGCCCGCCCGCAGCGTGATGCCGCTCGAGCCGGTGCCTTCGTTCTGCAGGGTCAGCCGTGCGGGCGCCGTGGCCACGGGGAAGGCGTTGGTGTCGACCACGATGGCGCCCGAATGCGCGCGCGAGCCCACCACGATGCCGCCACCCGCCGAGATGCCGCCCGTGGCCACCAGCTCCGACTGGAGCGTGAAGGTGCCGGCACCGGCGTTGGAGCCGCGCGGGATGATGGTGATGGGCACCGTGGTCTGCTCGACCAGGTCGCCTGTGGTGCCGCTCACGCCCAGCGGGCGGATGTTGACGGTGCCGGTGACGTTGATCGTGGGCGGCACGCCAGCCACACCGAGCTCCAGCGACGAGGCGCGCACGTCGGACAGGGCGCCGATCACCAGGTTGACGTTGGCGGGGCTGCCGTCGTCTTCGATGACAAGTCCGGTGCTGGCCGACGGGGCCACCTGGATGCCCGGGGCGATCGAGCCGCCGGTCGACTGCCCGACCAGCCTGACCGTGCCGGCGGTGGCGCCGGCGTTCGCGATCTCCAGGTCGCCGATGCGCAGGCCGACCGCGCCGCTCGGGAAGATGCTGGCATCGTCGCCGCGCCCGGCGAGGGTGAGGGTGCCCGAGCCGACCACCATGCGCGTGCCGTCGGCTTCGATGCCGGTGAGGGTGGCGGTGAGCGAATCGGTGCGGACGGCGATGCCGCGGATGTCGATGTTGCCGGCGCCCTGGCCGCCGTTGAGGTCGGCGCCGTTGAGCAGCACCGCGGTGCCATGGCTGGCGCGGCCATCCACCGTGAGGTTGCCGAAGGTGAAGTTGCCATCGAGGCGCACGCCGGCCGGTGCGCCGGGCGAGGCACCGGCACGGCCGCGCAGCGTGATGTCGCCAGCGCCGCCGGTCTGCACGTTGACCGTGTCGATGCTGCTCGCGGTGATGCTCACGCCGGCGTTCGACGCATCGCCTTGGGCATAGCCGGTCGCGAGGCTGAGGCCGCCGCTCGCGGTGATGTTGCCGCCGGCCGTGGAGAGGGTGGAGTTCACGACGGCGATGCTGCCGCTCCCGTTGCCGTCGACGTCGGAATGCAGCACGAGGTTGACCGGGCCGGCGCCGGTGGAGCCGATGGTGCTGCCGTCGACCAGGATGTTGTTGTTGGCCCGCAGCGTGAGCGTGGTGGGCGCCGTGCCCGCGGTGCGGATGATGCTGGTGCCGGGGGCGACGGTGATGTTGCCGGCCTGCGTGCCGGCGCCCCCGGCCTCGGTCGAGATGACGACGCTGGTGCCGGCGTTGAGGGCAGCCACCACGTCGCTCGCCTGCACGTTGGCGCCGGGGCCGGTGGGCTCGAAGCCGCCCGACACGTCTTGCGGCGGGGCGTTGGAGATGCTCACGTTGTAGGGGTCGAGCGTCCAGGCACCGGCGGTACCGCCGGCGGCGCGGGCGCGGGCGTCGATGCTGGCTTGCTTGAAGGTCACGCCGCCCGCGTTGGCCAGCGCCGTGGTCACGGCCATGCCCGAGGTCTCGATCTGCCCGCCGTTGCCGCCCTCGGTGCCACCGCGTGCGCGCAGCACGCCATAGGCCTCGGTCACGCCGAAGTCGGCGCGCGGCACGGGCGAGCTCGCATTGCGGTCTTCGTACATGGCGCGCAGGCGGATCTGGCCGCCGTGGCCGTTGCGCGTGGCGTCGGCCGAGAGCAGCACGTTGTCGTTGACCAGCACGGCGCGGGTGCGGGTGTCGCCGATCTCGATGCGACCGCCGCCGGTGGCACCGTCGACGATCACTTCAGGCGCGCCGGCCTGCTCCCCGCGCTGCAGCGTGATGTTGTTGCCCAGCAGCGTGACGTGGCCGCCAGTGGCGGTGGTGCTCGCGGCGGTGATGCTCGCGTCGCTGACGGCGAGCGAGCCGCCGGCGCCGGCATCGATGTGGATGCTGCCGCCGTTGCCGGTGGACGACGCGGTGCTCACGACGCCGCCGATGCTCAGGTTGTCGGCGCGTCCGCCGCCTTCTTCGCGCAGCTGGCCGCCGATGACGATGCGCCCGCCGGCGGCGAGCGTCTGCGAGCCGAGGCCAGTGGTGAGGGTGCTCGACTGCGGCTCGCTCGGCGTGGCCTGCGCCAGCTGCACGAAGCCGCTCGTGCCCACGGCGCGCAGCGTGGCGTCGGACGCATTGGTCATGTTGATCTCGCCGCGTGGCGCCGAGATGACGCCGTGGTGCTCGATCTGCGACTGGCTGATGAGGATGATGGAGTCGCCCTCGGTCACCTGGATCTGCGGGGCGCGCGGGTCGTTGGCGGTGGCGATGTGGATCGTGCCGGCGCCGCCGCTGAGCGCGATGTGGTCGCCGTTCATCAGGCTCGCGTAGTTGTTGCCCGTCATCGACGGCGCGAGGTCGATGGCGCTGGCGACCAGCGAGCCGGTGTTGACCTGCGCACTCGAGCCGAAGATCACGCCGGCCGGGTTGACCAGCAGCACGCGGCCGTTGGCCGTCATGGCGCCGTGGATCTCGCTCGCGGTCGGCCCGCTGCCGGAGCCGGTGACGCGGTTGACGAGCAGGCTCTGCGCGTTCGGCTGGATGATGGTGACGCGTGCGGCGCTGCCGATGGAGAAGCTCGACCACTCGACCAGGCCACGGTTGCTGGCGCTCTGCGTCTGCGTGATGGCGAGCGTGTTGCCGACCGGCGCGGCCACCGTCGCATTGATGACGGCGCCGCCGGGGCGCACCACGGGCAGCGTGTTGGCGGCGACCTGCGCATGCGCGGGCAGGGCGCCCAGGGCCAGCAGCGCGCACAGCGCCAACGGGGAATGCTTGAACGAGGGTTGGCTCATGTCCGTGTCCTCAGAAAGAGCGTTGCACTTGCACCAGCAGGCGTGCCTTGGGGTTGTCGGGCTCGGAGCGCACCTGCTCCTTGCCGCGGATGCCGAGGCTGGCCTTGAGGGTGAACCAATCGGGGTGCGTGAACTGCACGCCCAGGCCGTAGCCGCGCAGCGTGCGGCTCGCGCTGCCGGTGAGCGTGTCTTGCGACTTGTCGCGCCCGTGGCCCCAGTCGTAGAAGGTGTAGGCGCTCCACAAGGGGCTGAACCAGCGGCGCAGCTCCAGGTTGACGATCGCGCCCACGTCACTGGAGCCTTCGGCCACAGGGTAGGCGCGCACGCCCTTGTCGCCGCCGAGCGTGAAGCGCTCGGCGTTGTCGAGCACCTTGTCGGTCCACTGGCCGGCCATGCCGGTGAGCAGCGTGAAGCCACGGCCAAGCGCCTGCAGCCGAGAGGCCTGGAAGCTGAGCTTGGCAAAGCTGCCCTGCGGGGCATTGGGGTCGGGCTGGCTGTCGTACTTGAGCCGGCCAGCCATCACGCCCACGCTGCCGCCGGTGAAGCCGCCGCCCCAGCGCGCATCGCGCGACTCGAAGGCGAGCGTGGCGTCGAGCGCGGTGATCGACTTGTCCGACGAGACGATGTCGGCGATGTTGTCGGCGAGCTTCTTGTGCTGCACGGCCACGCGCGTCACGAGGTTGCGGTCGCGCCCACGTACCAGCGGGTAGGACAGCGAGGCATCGATCACATTGGCGGTGCCGGTGGCGTCCTGGAACTCTTCGCTGAGCTCGTAGCCCACCCGCGAGTAGCCGATGCCGGCGCGCCAGGGCGTGGGGCCGATCGGGGCTTCGTAGCCGAGGCGGCCGACGGTGGTGCCGGCGCCGCCCGAGGCCATCAGGCGCAGGTCGAGGTTGTCGCCGATGCCGGCCGGGTTGTTCCAGCGCAGCAGCGTGCCCACGCGGTAGCGGCCACTGGCCGAGGAGCCGTGGTTGTCGGCGTCGACGCTCGCGTCCCACGCGCGGCGGCGCTCGGTCTGCACGTTGACCTTGTAGAGCCCTTCGTCGCCGGTCGGCAGCAGCGTGGCCTTGGCCGACACACCGGGCCAGTCGTTGAGCGTGTACATCGCGCGGTCGAGCGACTGCAGGTCGAGCGGCTGGCCCGTGCGCACGCCGACGGCTTCGAGCACGCGGGTGGCGCGCTCGCGTGACACGGGCGGCTTGGGCGGCGATTCGATGGTGACCTGCGCCACCTGCGGCTCGACGATCGCGATCTGCAAGATGCCCGCCGTCAGGTCTTGCGCAGGGTAGCCGACGCCGGACATGCCAAAGCCGCGCTGGTCGTAGAGCTGGCGCAGGGCGGTGGCGATCACGGTGAGGTCGGTGGCGTCGATCTCGCGGCCGATGAAGGGTTGGACGACGGCTTGCAGTTCCTCGGGCCGCACGGCCTTGGTGGGGCTGAAGCGCACTTCCTTCAGCAGGAAGCGGCCTTGCGTCGTGGGGGCGAGGCTGGGGGCGGATGCGGGTGCGGCCGGCGTGGGCGCATTGCGAAGCGGGGCGCTCTGGGCGTGCACGGCAGCGCATGCCGCAAGCGCGATCGACGAGACGAGGAAGCGCTTCATCGCGCAGCCTCGCCGGCCACCAGCAAACGGCCGTTGCCGATCACGTTGAAGGGGGCCCAGAAGAAGGGGTGCGCGTAGCGGCGGTTCTTCTGCACTT
This genomic interval carries:
- a CDS encoding S-layer family protein, whose protein sequence is MSQPSFKHSPLALCALLALGALPAHAQVAANTLPVVRPGGAVINATVAAPVGNTLAITQTQSASNRGLVEWSSFSIGSAARVTIIQPNAQSLLVNRVTGSGSGPTASEIHGAMTANGRVLLVNPAGVIFGSSAQVNTGSLVASAIDLAPSMTGNNYASLMNGDHIALSGGAGTIHIATANDPRAPQIQVTEGDSIILISQSQIEHHGVISAPRGEINMTNASDATLRAVGTSGFVQLAQATPSEPQSSTLTTGLGSQTLAAGGRIVIGGQLREEGGGRADNLSIGGVVSTASSTGNGGSIHIDAGAGGSLAVSDASITAASTTATGGHVTLLGNNITLQRGEQAGAPEVIVDGATGGGRIEIGDTRTRAVLVNDNVLLSADATRNGHGGQIRLRAMYEDRNASSPVPRADFGVTEAYGVLRARGGTEGGNGGQIETSGMAVTTALANAGGVTFKQASIDARARAAGGTAGAWTLDPYNVSISNAPPQDVSGGFEPTGPGANVQASDVVAALNAGTSVVISTEAGGAGTQAGNITVAPGTSIIRTAGTAPTTLTLRANNNILVDGSTIGSTGAGPVNLVLHSDVDGNGSGSIAVVNSTLSTAGGNITASGGLSLATGYAQGDASNAGVSITASSIDTVNVQTGGAGDITLRGRAGASPGAPAGVRLDGNFTFGNLTVDGRASHGTAVLLNGADLNGGQGAGNIDIRGIAVRTDSLTATLTGIEADGTRMVVGSGTLTLAGRGDDASIFPSGAVGLRIGDLEIANAGATAGTVRLVGQSTGGSIAPGIQVAPSASTGLVIEDDGSPANVNLVIGALSDVRASSLELGVAGVPPTINVTGTVNIRPLGVSGTTGDLVEQTTVPITIIPRGSNAGAGTFTLQSELVATGGISAGGGIVVGSRAHSGAIVVDTNAFPVATAPARLTLQNEGTGSSGITLRAGNTFGNLGLLSAGNIGQATGSITTQDLVIRGGAATTVTLDSATNQINGNFAFDPPAALTLRTAGDLTVDAASTAAYDATSTTPFAPLSITGSVGGNTALLQAGGDIQVNQPITMTGTSGPRLELAAPTGTVTFATGAALSAPGGLWRIWAPTVVNATAAGSFSNLYGCVFGDTTTCSVSGIALPTTGNSLMRATQPTVTVAANPTTGVIGAPLPSLGYSVTGLVNGDTAAGALAGTLSATLSGTNTYTIGQGTLVSPLGYNIAFTPSILTLRRAELTRHMLMDAFHAENSSDVYGRNLDQPFVCTAASVAGGGLGSGAGADPLASEWGKVRNQPQLSGCLNVTDGGSCSAF
- a CDS encoding ShlB/FhaC/HecB family hemolysin secretion/activation protein is translated as MKRFLVSSIALAACAAVHAQSAPLRNAPTPAAPASAPSLAPTTQGRFLLKEVRFSPTKAVRPEELQAVVQPFIGREIDATDLTVIATALRQLYDQRGFGMSGVGYPAQDLTAGILQIAIVEPQVAQVTIESPPKPPVSRERATRVLEAVGVRTGQPLDLQSLDRAMYTLNDWPGVSAKATLLPTGDEGLYKVNVQTERRRAWDASVDADNHGSSASGRYRVGTLLRWNNPAGIGDNLDLRLMASGGAGTTVGRLGYEAPIGPTPWRAGIGYSRVGYELSEEFQDATGTANVIDASLSYPLVRGRDRNLVTRVAVQHKKLADNIADIVSSDKSITALDATLAFESRDARWGGGFTGGSVGVMAGRLKYDSQPDPNAPQGSFAKLSFQASRLQALGRGFTLLTGMAGQWTDKVLDNAERFTLGGDKGVRAYPVAEGSSDVGAIVNLELRRWFSPLWSAYTFYDWGHGRDKSQDTLTGSASRTLRGYGLGVQFTHPDWFTLKASLGIRGKEQVRSEPDNPKARLLVQVQRSF
- the tssA gene encoding type VI secretion system protein TssA; the encoded protein is MNALPVEDLLASLGDDKPCGADLEYDPAFLALEEAARGKPEQQFGDTVIAAESPDWRVISEQALELARRTRDIRVAVHLARASARLKGAAAYASGISLIAGLLERHWDHVYPQLDADDNNDPTMRLNALAPLVDATAGLADLRAAAIGPGRPAVTVREIELAFGKTEPLPDETVPSTDGMLQALQAAEGQSAGTLAALKQLHADVTRIEKLLIDKVGGAQGPELRPLRVLAQALSSAAEQAEGSAASESTSDDGRPAASAGTAAVRGTPGTLVSREDVLKSLDRACEWLEKNEPTNPAPLLIRRAQRLMGKNFLEIIRDLAPAGMDQIENIAGTHNE
- the tssB gene encoding type VI secretion system contractile sheath small subunit codes for the protein MATSSQKFIARNRAPRVQIEYDVELYGAEKKVQLPFVMGVLSDLSGKPSEPLPPVAERKLLDFDVDNFDSRMKSMKPRVAFQVPNTLTGEGNLSVDITFESMDDFSPAAVAKKVDSLNQLLTARQQLSNLITYMDGKTGAEELLAKVISDPALLNSLASAKKTTDEPKAE